The proteins below come from a single Hydrogenispora ethanolica genomic window:
- the cdd gene encoding cytidine deaminase — MENQKIREQLIAAATAARERAYAPYSHYKVGAALLGRSGTVYTGCNIENAAYSAGICAERVAASKAVSEGEKDFAALAVVVEGAEPGSPCGVCRQFLAEFDLDLPLYLANLSGAVVETTLREYLPQAFGPAHLKSRRNE, encoded by the coding sequence ATGGAGAATCAAAAAATTCGGGAGCAATTAATCGCTGCGGCGACAGCCGCCCGGGAACGGGCCTATGCTCCGTACTCTCATTATAAGGTCGGTGCCGCTTTGCTGGGCCGGTCGGGGACGGTCTATACCGGGTGCAATATCGAGAACGCCGCCTATTCGGCGGGGATCTGCGCGGAAAGAGTGGCGGCGTCGAAAGCGGTTTCCGAAGGCGAAAAGGATTTCGCGGCCCTGGCGGTGGTGGTGGAGGGCGCCGAACCGGGTTCGCCCTGCGGAGTATGCCGGCAGTTCTTAGCCGAATTCGACCTGGATTTACCGTTATATCTAGCGAATCTGAGCGGCGCGGTGGTCGAAACCACGCTTCGGGAGTATCTGCCCCAGGCTTTTGGACCCGCTCATCTTAAATCACGGAGGAATGAATGA
- a CDS encoding diacylglycerol kinase has translation MRARSLLDSFNYAFDGVVYTLKTQRNMRLHFLATALILLASLIFKLTKLEILILFLVIAFVIVTEMINTAIEVAVDLVTQEIHPLAAIAKNVAAGAVLVASTVAVIIGYMIFFPKLDPLIPMVIVSLQKSPIYLSMIAITFTVVFTIAGKALTKTGRPVQGGMPSGHTALAAASATAIFFLTRQSLVTALALFLLFLVAESRIENKIHTPGEVLVGGLLGFLTTTLIFQLLLR, from the coding sequence TTGAGGGCCCGTTCCTTGCTGGATTCATTCAATTATGCCTTCGACGGCGTGGTCTATACCCTGAAGACGCAGCGCAACATGAGGCTGCATTTTCTGGCCACTGCCTTGATCCTGTTGGCCTCGTTGATCTTCAAACTTACCAAGCTGGAGATCCTGATCCTGTTTCTGGTGATTGCCTTTGTCATTGTCACCGAAATGATCAATACCGCCATTGAAGTCGCGGTGGATCTGGTGACCCAGGAGATCCACCCGCTGGCGGCGATCGCCAAAAATGTGGCGGCGGGCGCGGTGTTAGTCGCTTCCACGGTCGCGGTGATCATCGGCTACATGATCTTCTTTCCGAAGCTGGATCCGTTAATTCCGATGGTCATCGTCTCCCTGCAAAAGTCACCCATCTACCTCAGCATGATCGCCATCACCTTTACCGTGGTTTTTACCATTGCCGGAAAGGCGCTCACCAAAACCGGCCGGCCGGTGCAAGGCGGCATGCCCAGCGGCCATACGGCCCTGGCCGCCGCGTCGGCCACCGCCATCTTCTTTCTGACAAGGCAGAGCCTGGTTACGGCGCTCGCCTTATTTTTACTCTTTTTGGTGGCGGAGAGCCGGATCGAGAATAAAATTCATACCCCCGGGGAAGTCCTGGTTGGCGGCTTACTCGGTTTTTTGACCACGACTTTGATCTTTCAATTGTTGCTGAGGTAA
- the ybeY gene encoding rRNA maturation RNase YbeY — MPTLVNDIQQTLPVDEAQLDLLISVLDFGLESHGKPQAEVSVILADNPYIHELNLQYRGVDRPTDVLSFAIAETVAEDQPPQMPEDAPELLGDIFISVEKAKEQAAEYGHSFERELCYLAVHGLLHLLGFDHQTPEETVRMRENEEAILRQHDLGRKPL; from the coding sequence GTGCCGACTTTAGTAAATGACATTCAGCAAACCTTGCCGGTGGACGAAGCCCAGCTGGATTTGTTGATTTCGGTCCTGGACTTCGGCCTGGAAAGCCACGGCAAGCCGCAGGCCGAAGTCAGCGTGATCCTGGCGGATAATCCCTATATCCATGAGTTGAATCTGCAGTATCGCGGAGTGGACCGCCCCACCGACGTCCTGTCTTTCGCCATCGCCGAAACCGTGGCGGAGGATCAGCCGCCGCAAATGCCGGAAGATGCGCCCGAATTATTGGGGGACATTTTCATCTCAGTCGAGAAGGCCAAGGAACAAGCGGCGGAGTACGGGCACTCTTTTGAGCGCGAGCTATGCTATTTGGCTGTTCATGGATTGCTGCACTTACTGGGATTCGATCACCAAACTCCGGAAGAGACCGTCCGGATGCGCGAAAATGAGGAAGCGATCCTACGGCAGCATGACTTGGGGAGGAAGCCGCTTTGA
- a CDS encoding HD family phosphohydrolase, producing the protein MEHNDSQGLTPKKVRGNETAAPLEVLAKMAGVMKTPSVREGLLVVVCFLLLITLLQINLFPRALDLKIGQVSKEEIVAPKDVVDFEATKLARADAWERAVEIAKQDPAYYQIDNSVGNDAAYKLNRFFELIDQERQRAESSARPGVADSVAQLIARLTKFVYQSPSRDLVRNLLALSDDAYQTVKEKSHQVLQDLEANQMIGENDLAKVRTSLAPLLEKQAVSRTVLPVLAQLLEVAIRPNLVLDQAKIARLQERVNREVPEVVHRQNETLIAKNQVITENDLRMLKELHLITDESNRIRVFLSLSFFLILLIILGLVYIMQFHPALFKQERLLYLMLLLLVMVVGLIKVLSLADNTSLPYLAPVSFATMLVSVLVTPQLALAMTAILSLFGGIIVELNLALTVFYFVSGVVSVLAVFNFRRQRDLVRSGLVLMGVNAATAIALNLLFRSSFNVEIVLFAVANGILSAVLAIGSLPFIEHLFKLTSAIRLLELSNPGHPLLRRLQIEAPGTYYHSVMVGNLAEAAAEGIGADALWVRVGSYYHDIGKIKRPYFFVENQFGQENPHEKLNPTLSTLIITYHVKEGAEIAREHGLPDKLIEIIEQHHGTDLVRYFYKRATESVQGEREALMEEDFRYEGPKPQSKEAALVMLADSVEAAVRSLAKPSPAKVESLIQKIIRERLDDGQFDECDLTLKDLNNVKNSFLKVFGGLFHSRVEYPETVLKEIERKKSGADFSK; encoded by the coding sequence GTGGAACACAATGACAGTCAAGGGTTGACCCCGAAGAAAGTCCGCGGTAATGAGACGGCGGCGCCCCTGGAAGTCCTCGCCAAAATGGCGGGCGTGATGAAAACCCCGTCGGTCCGCGAAGGACTGCTGGTGGTCGTCTGTTTTTTGCTGCTCATCACCTTGTTGCAGATCAATCTTTTCCCCCGGGCGCTTGACCTCAAAATAGGCCAGGTCAGCAAGGAGGAGATCGTGGCTCCCAAGGACGTGGTGGACTTTGAAGCCACCAAGCTGGCCCGGGCGGACGCCTGGGAGCGGGCGGTGGAGATCGCCAAACAGGATCCGGCCTATTACCAGATCGACAACTCGGTGGGAAATGACGCGGCCTATAAGCTGAACCGCTTTTTTGAATTGATCGATCAGGAACGCCAACGGGCGGAAAGCTCCGCCAGGCCGGGTGTGGCGGATTCCGTCGCGCAGCTCATCGCGCGGTTGACCAAGTTCGTCTATCAATCGCCCAGCCGGGATTTGGTCCGCAATCTGTTGGCGTTGTCCGATGACGCCTACCAGACCGTCAAGGAAAAATCCCATCAGGTGCTCCAGGATCTGGAGGCCAACCAGATGATCGGCGAAAACGACCTGGCGAAGGTCAGAACGTCGCTGGCGCCGCTGCTGGAGAAACAAGCGGTCTCCCGGACGGTCCTGCCGGTCCTGGCCCAGCTGCTGGAGGTCGCGATCCGCCCCAACCTGGTGCTGGACCAGGCGAAGATCGCCCGCCTGCAGGAACGGGTCAACCGGGAAGTCCCCGAGGTGGTCCACCGCCAAAACGAAACCTTGATCGCCAAGAACCAGGTGATCACCGAAAATGATCTGCGCATGCTGAAAGAGCTGCATCTGATCACCGATGAATCGAACCGGATCCGGGTGTTCCTGAGCCTGTCGTTCTTTCTTATCTTACTGATCATCCTGGGTCTGGTCTATATCATGCAGTTTCATCCGGCCCTCTTTAAGCAGGAACGGCTGCTCTATCTGATGTTGTTGCTCCTGGTGATGGTGGTCGGATTGATCAAGGTTTTGTCGTTGGCGGATAATACCTCGCTGCCGTATCTGGCTCCGGTAAGCTTCGCCACCATGTTGGTGAGCGTTTTGGTCACTCCGCAACTGGCCCTGGCGATGACCGCGATCCTGAGCTTGTTCGGCGGAATTATTGTGGAGCTGAATCTGGCGCTGACCGTTTTTTACTTCGTCAGCGGCGTGGTATCGGTCCTGGCGGTCTTCAATTTCCGCCGCCAGCGCGATCTGGTCCGCAGCGGCCTGGTGCTGATGGGGGTCAACGCGGCGACGGCCATTGCCTTGAATCTGCTGTTCCGGAGCAGCTTCAACGTTGAGATCGTCCTTTTCGCCGTGGCCAACGGCATTCTCTCGGCGGTGCTGGCCATCGGCTCGCTGCCTTTCATTGAACATTTATTTAAGCTGACTTCAGCCATCCGGCTGCTGGAATTGTCGAATCCGGGCCATCCGTTGCTGCGCCGCCTGCAGATTGAGGCTCCGGGCACCTATTACCACAGCGTCATGGTGGGCAATCTGGCCGAGGCGGCGGCCGAGGGCATCGGCGCCGACGCGCTCTGGGTGCGGGTCGGTTCTTATTATCATGATATTGGCAAGATAAAACGGCCATACTTTTTTGTGGAGAATCAGTTCGGCCAGGAGAATCCCCATGAGAAGCTGAATCCCACGCTGAGCACGCTGATCATCACCTACCACGTGAAAGAAGGCGCAGAGATCGCCCGAGAGCACGGCTTGCCCGATAAGCTGATCGAGATCATCGAGCAGCATCACGGGACCGACCTGGTTCGCTACTTTTACAAGCGGGCCACCGAGAGCGTGCAAGGCGAGCGGGAAGCCCTGATGGAAGAGGATTTCCGCTATGAAGGCCCGAAACCGCAGAGCAAGGAGGCGGCCCTGGTGATGCTGGCCGATTCGGTGGAAGCGGCGGTTCGCTCACTGGCCAAACCGTCTCCGGCCAAAGTGGAGTCGCTCATTCAAAAGATCATTCGCGAACGGTTGGACGACGGCCAGTTCGACGAGTGCGATCTGACGCTGAAAGATTTGAATAATGTGAAAAATAGTTTTTTGAAGGTTTTTGGAGGGTTATTCCATAGTCGAGTGGAATATCCTGAGACTGTGTTGAAAGAGATCGAGAGGAAGAAGAGCGGTGCCGACTTTAGTAAATGA
- a CDS encoding PhoH family protein, with protein sequence MNNQELKLALEPRFAPQIIGKLEEHLRLVGAGLGIEIFSRGNELVLSGAAPGVERAAAIFAIIGEQLQQGNHPGPAEITYMISLAKEDQLAKVASLTQNIVAVTARGKKLFPRTIGQQQYVEAVRHHTLSFGIGPAGTGKTYLAVALAVAALQAKEVNRIILTRPAVEAGEKLGFLPGDLQEKVDPYLRPLYDSLYDIMGVDLFQKHFERGVIEIAPLAYMRGRTLDDSFIILDEAQNTTPEQMKMFLTRLGFGSKAVVTGDITQVDLPRGVRSGLADVAEIFAGVSGIAVVMLSDRDVVRHELVQRIIRAYQRYDALDK encoded by the coding sequence TTGAATAATCAAGAGTTGAAACTGGCGCTTGAACCCCGTTTCGCCCCGCAAATTATCGGCAAACTCGAGGAGCATCTGCGGTTGGTCGGCGCGGGGCTGGGGATCGAAATTTTTTCCCGCGGCAATGAATTGGTCCTGTCCGGCGCGGCGCCTGGGGTGGAGCGGGCCGCCGCCATCTTCGCGATCATCGGCGAACAACTGCAGCAAGGCAACCATCCCGGCCCGGCGGAGATCACCTATATGATCAGCCTCGCCAAGGAAGATCAGCTGGCCAAAGTGGCTTCCCTCACCCAAAACATCGTGGCGGTCACCGCCCGGGGCAAGAAGCTTTTTCCGCGGACCATCGGCCAGCAGCAATATGTGGAAGCCGTGCGCCATCACACGCTGAGCTTCGGCATCGGGCCGGCCGGAACCGGCAAAACCTATCTGGCCGTGGCCCTGGCCGTGGCGGCGCTCCAGGCCAAGGAGGTCAACCGGATCATCCTGACCCGGCCGGCGGTGGAAGCCGGCGAAAAATTGGGTTTTCTCCCCGGCGATCTGCAGGAAAAGGTCGATCCGTACCTGCGGCCGCTGTATGATTCATTATATGACATCATGGGGGTCGATCTTTTTCAGAAACATTTTGAGCGGGGCGTGATCGAGATTGCTCCGCTGGCGTATATGCGTGGCCGGACCTTGGATGACTCGTTCATCATCTTGGACGAGGCCCAAAATACCACGCCCGAGCAGATGAAGATGTTCCTGACCCGTCTGGGATTCGGTTCCAAAGCGGTGGTGACCGGCGATATCACCCAGGTGGACCTGCCGCGCGGCGTGCGGTCGGGCCTGGCCGATGTGGCCGAGATCTTTGCCGGAGTTTCCGGCATCGCCGTGGTGATGCTGAGTGATCGCGATGTGGTCCGCCATGAGTTGGTGCAGCGGATCATCAGGGCCTACCAGCGCTATGATGCGCTGGACAAGTAA
- a CDS encoding sporulation protein YqfD, whose translation MLLNRIVSWLLGYVEILVRGPHLEKFINLATNSGLVLWDVKRVGPDVLHVKLRAHGFRRIREYARRSQATVRLHRKRGWPFSWRKMRRRRTFLLGSVLFVGGLIYLSTLVLVIRVEGFEGADRQQLFTTLAKLGVKPGVTRRSLLTRKTMVEREVMLEMPQAVWFGLNLRGVVADVTVVKRKVPPPARSSYDLIAGRDGLVTKVAVIRGTSAVKEGDTVAPGDLLISGIEWQSDKASGELVKIPVPANGIVEARVWQDIEVTEPRLCWRALPERERLTAYSLRVGKRLWPLFRLGKRPVANYSWTRWQKRLYQGRNPALVVEIIKDTWQAARWVKVVRTPAELKAAALREAAERRKYLPGRGGKRTVHWSTEGNFLKLIVTYESIQDIALIAPLKDQPPESPN comes from the coding sequence ATGCTTTTGAACCGGATCGTCTCCTGGCTTCTCGGTTATGTGGAGATCCTGGTCCGCGGCCCGCATCTGGAGAAATTCATCAACTTGGCCACCAATTCCGGGCTGGTGCTCTGGGATGTGAAACGGGTCGGCCCCGACGTGCTCCATGTCAAGCTGCGGGCTCACGGCTTCCGGCGCATCCGCGAATACGCCCGGCGCTCCCAGGCCACGGTGCGGCTGCACCGCAAGCGGGGCTGGCCTTTCAGCTGGCGAAAAATGCGGCGGCGCCGGACCTTCCTGCTGGGCTCGGTGCTGTTCGTGGGAGGGTTAATCTACCTGTCCACCTTGGTCCTGGTGATCCGGGTGGAGGGATTTGAGGGGGCCGACCGCCAACAACTGTTCACCACCTTGGCCAAGCTGGGGGTCAAGCCGGGAGTGACCCGCCGGAGCCTGCTGACCCGCAAGACCATGGTCGAACGGGAAGTGATGCTGGAAATGCCGCAGGCGGTCTGGTTCGGGCTCAATCTGCGCGGCGTGGTGGCCGACGTCACGGTGGTCAAGCGGAAAGTGCCGCCGCCGGCCCGGAGCAGCTACGATCTGATCGCCGGCCGCGACGGGCTGGTCACCAAAGTGGCGGTCATCCGGGGCACCTCGGCGGTGAAAGAAGGGGATACCGTCGCCCCGGGCGACCTGCTGATCAGCGGCATCGAATGGCAGAGTGATAAAGCGAGCGGTGAATTGGTAAAAATACCGGTACCGGCCAACGGGATCGTGGAGGCCCGGGTCTGGCAGGATATCGAAGTGACCGAACCGCGCCTCTGCTGGCGGGCCCTGCCGGAACGGGAGCGGCTGACCGCTTACAGCCTCCGGGTGGGCAAACGGCTCTGGCCCCTGTTCCGGCTGGGAAAGCGGCCGGTTGCCAATTATTCCTGGACCCGGTGGCAAAAGAGACTTTATCAAGGCAGGAATCCGGCTTTGGTTGTAGAAATCATTAAAGATACCTGGCAGGCGGCCCGTTGGGTGAAGGTGGTCCGGACCCCGGCGGAGCTGAAGGCGGCCGCGCTGCGCGAAGCGGCGGAACGCCGCAAGTATCTGCCGGGCCGGGGCGGCAAACGGACCGTCCACTGGTCGACGGAGGGCAACTTCCTGAAATTGATCGTCACCTACGAAAGCATTCAGGATATCGCCCTGATCGCTCCGTTGAAAGATCAGCCTCCGGAATCGCCAAATTGA
- a CDS encoding YabP/YqfC family sporulation protein, producing the protein MPEKKSPIGHKLMEFLDIPLDTVADWPRIVLSANRSAIIENHRGVIEYDTRVVRVNTKLGELRIAGENLTLVSAVKDEVIIQGRIAQLDLVDWR; encoded by the coding sequence GTGCCGGAGAAGAAGAGTCCCATCGGACACAAGTTAATGGAGTTTTTGGATATACCGCTGGATACCGTGGCCGACTGGCCGCGGATCGTATTGAGCGCCAACCGGAGCGCGATCATTGAGAACCACCGCGGCGTCATCGAGTATGACACGCGGGTGGTCCGGGTCAATACCAAACTGGGCGAGCTGCGGATCGCGGGCGAGAATCTGACCCTGGTCTCGGCGGTGAAGGACGAGGTCATCATCCAGGGCCGGATCGCGCAGCTCGACTTGGTGGACTGGAGGTAG
- a CDS encoding porin: MKKLLVALLSLVLVFAVVASVSAAAPTVTGLLQYEAHEDTGTTDAEKVDARIFFNGSINDATNYTVSLQYADTAANGANVKVREAFATYKTGLGNFSLGKIRITPSIIDLLGGVSPLAGDVDGITAAQVVVKYAYSFDDNTNVWLAVVPADSSQSATSKVEAGAFVAQLNTKASIFDLGLNYQYEGEGDAGYAFQASTTLFDSLKLWTELGRVADQTEAASSDAKTAYYVGAAYTIGKLTLEYEEQFNDDFKYNATFSGKGKHWGSKVSYAVNDNLTLELYHSPNYAIGGFDNSKNFAKAVISF; this comes from the coding sequence ATGAAAAAACTGCTCGTTGCTTTACTCTCCCTGGTTCTGGTTTTTGCAGTTGTGGCCAGCGTCTCCGCTGCCGCGCCGACCGTCACCGGTTTGCTTCAATATGAAGCCCATGAAGACACCGGTACAACCGATGCTGAAAAGGTGGATGCTCGTATTTTCTTCAATGGTAGTATTAATGACGCGACCAATTATACCGTATCGCTTCAATATGCTGATACGGCTGCGAATGGCGCTAATGTCAAAGTCCGTGAAGCATTTGCTACTTATAAGACAGGTTTGGGTAATTTCTCCCTTGGTAAAATTCGCATTACCCCGAGCATCATCGACTTGTTAGGTGGAGTTTCTCCTCTAGCCGGTGATGTCGACGGAATTACCGCTGCTCAAGTAGTTGTTAAATACGCTTATTCCTTCGATGATAATACTAACGTATGGTTAGCTGTAGTCCCGGCCGATTCTAGCCAAAGTGCTACCAGCAAAGTTGAGGCTGGAGCTTTTGTTGCACAACTTAATACCAAAGCTTCCATCTTCGACTTGGGTCTGAATTATCAATATGAAGGTGAAGGCGATGCGGGTTATGCTTTCCAGGCCAGCACCACTTTGTTCGATTCCTTGAAGCTCTGGACCGAACTGGGCAGAGTTGCCGATCAAACCGAAGCCGCTTCTTCTGATGCTAAGACTGCCTATTATGTTGGCGCCGCTTACACTATTGGAAAATTAACTCTGGAGTACGAAGAACAGTTCAACGATGATTTCAAATACAATGCTACATTCAGTGGAAAAGGTAAACACTGGGGTTCCAAAGTTAGCTACGCTGTAAATGATAACCTGACCCTGGAACTTTACCACAGCCCCAATTACGCTATTGGCGGCTTCGACAACAGCAAAAACTTCGCCAAAGCAGTTATCAGCTTCTAA
- the dnaB gene encoding replicative DNA helicase: MSIASIAERIPPQNIDAERSTLGSMFLEKEAIEKGLELLQSEAFYREAHRVIFEVVLHLHNHGEPVDIITVSEELKRRNMLEKIGGIPYLTALANAVPTAANVEYYAKIVAEKALLRSIINTATEIVRLGYEGADEVDSILDQAEKQIFQIAQQRHVKGYVALKSILIDTFERIEQLYENRGGVTGLGTGFRDLDRMTAGLQPSDLIILAARPSMGKTTFALNLARNAAVDYKAPVIVFSLEMSKEQLALKLLCSEAGVDNQRIRTGTLRDEDWPRLSHALGRLSESNIYIDDTPGVTVFDIRAKARRIKAEAGLGLIVIDYLQLMQSRGRSENRQQEVSEISRSLKALARELEVPVISLSQLSRAVEQRTDKTPSLADLRESGSLEQDADIVAFLYREDYYNKETEKKGITDLIIAKQRNGPVGTVELLFQKEFSKFVGLDRQHQI, encoded by the coding sequence ATGAGTATTGCATCCATTGCCGAACGGATCCCCCCGCAGAATATCGACGCCGAACGCTCGACGCTGGGCTCGATGTTTTTGGAGAAGGAAGCGATCGAAAAGGGCCTGGAACTGTTGCAGTCCGAAGCTTTTTACCGCGAGGCGCACCGGGTCATCTTCGAGGTCGTATTGCATCTGCATAACCACGGCGAACCGGTGGACATCATTACCGTTTCCGAAGAGTTGAAACGCCGCAACATGCTGGAGAAGATCGGTGGGATCCCCTACCTGACCGCTCTGGCCAACGCGGTGCCCACCGCCGCCAATGTCGAATACTACGCCAAGATCGTGGCGGAAAAGGCCTTGCTCCGCTCGATCATCAACACCGCCACCGAAATCGTCCGCCTGGGCTACGAGGGCGCCGACGAGGTGGACAGCATCCTCGACCAGGCCGAAAAGCAGATCTTCCAAATCGCCCAACAGCGCCACGTCAAAGGGTATGTCGCGCTCAAGAGCATCCTGATCGACACCTTCGAACGGATCGAGCAACTCTATGAGAACCGGGGCGGCGTCACCGGGCTGGGCACCGGGTTTCGCGATCTGGACCGGATGACCGCCGGCCTGCAACCGTCGGACCTGATCATTCTGGCGGCCCGGCCCAGTATGGGCAAGACCACCTTCGCCCTGAACCTGGCCAGAAACGCCGCGGTGGACTACAAAGCGCCGGTGATCGTCTTCAGCCTGGAAATGTCCAAGGAGCAGCTGGCCCTGAAGCTGCTCTGTTCCGAGGCGGGCGTCGACAATCAGCGGATCCGTACCGGAACCCTGCGCGACGAGGACTGGCCGCGCCTCTCCCACGCCCTGGGCCGGCTCTCCGAGTCCAATATCTACATCGACGACACTCCCGGCGTGACGGTTTTCGACATCCGGGCCAAGGCCCGGCGGATCAAGGCCGAGGCCGGCCTGGGATTGATCGTCATCGACTACCTGCAGCTGATGCAGTCGCGCGGCCGTTCCGAGAACCGGCAGCAGGAGGTGTCGGAGATCTCCCGGTCGCTGAAGGCGCTCGCCCGCGAGCTGGAGGTGCCGGTGATCTCCCTGTCCCAGCTGTCGCGCGCCGTCGAGCAGCGGACCGACAAGACGCCGTCCCTAGCCGACCTGCGCGAATCGGGATCCCTGGAGCAGGACGCGGACATCGTCGCCTTCCTCTACCGCGAGGATTATTACAATAAAGAGACCGAGAAGAAAGGGATCACCGACCTGATCATCGCCAAGCAGAGAAACGGCCCGGTCGGCACGGTGGAGTTGCTCTTCCAGAAGGAATTCAGCAAGTTCGTGGGGCTGGATCGACAGCATCAGATTTAG
- a CDS encoding GerMN domain-containing protein, with product MRRATILAMLGVFIVSGGIGYYLGRTATIPLLRENRRLMAENRELATETAAVFFMRTDGNNFSLQPVLVRIPRDGDRHRRALAALFAGPPAGSGLERLFPRDTAVLDLKVANGLATVDLNQAATRLNVGAEGEALAVASLVNTLTKFPDIHQVKILVEGSEVESLAGHVDLTQTFGFNDRVLAPE from the coding sequence TTGCGTCGCGCGACGATTTTGGCAATGTTGGGCGTATTCATCGTTTCCGGCGGAATCGGCTACTATCTGGGCCGGACGGCCACCATTCCGCTGCTCCGGGAGAACCGGCGGCTGATGGCGGAGAACCGGGAGTTGGCCACCGAAACGGCGGCGGTATTCTTCATGCGGACGGACGGGAATAATTTCTCGCTCCAGCCGGTGCTGGTCCGGATTCCCCGGGACGGCGACCGGCATCGCCGGGCGCTGGCGGCGTTGTTCGCCGGACCGCCGGCGGGCTCCGGTTTGGAGAGGCTGTTCCCCAGAGACACCGCAGTACTGGATCTGAAGGTCGCGAACGGTCTGGCCACGGTGGACTTGAATCAGGCCGCCACCCGTCTGAACGTCGGCGCCGAGGGGGAGGCTCTGGCCGTCGCTTCCCTAGTCAATACCCTCACCAAGTTTCCGGATATCCACCAGGTGAAGATCCTGGTGGAAGGGAGCGAGGTGGAATCGCTGGCCGGCCACGTCGATCTGACCCAGACTTTTGGCTTTAACGATCGGGTGTTGGCTCCCGAATGA